A window of Rubricoccus marinus contains these coding sequences:
- a CDS encoding PorV/PorQ family protein — MTIKTLTAGLLAALAPLAVAPEACAQDKPGTTAASFLLIGTDARGAAMGSAQTAVAQNASALHWNPAGIASASDRSGGSALFSTQEWFLPETQHSFAGVTLNVGTMGTVGVSVTALNYGEERVTTVEQPEGTGEFYGASDLAVGISYARPLTEQFSIGATAKLVRNQIYNESATGGAVDLGVRYATGFRGIVLGATMSNFGSDMMLSGRDLRRRFDSDPDREGDNDDLPGALEVGAWSLPLAFRVGVSATPVQAGDVSLTVSAEGQAPSDNSQSANFGGEASWRDLLFVRGGYRQAFSSVADDGGWSVGFGLAYELNADLGLRFDYVFQEYEPFGTPQMFSLGVTF, encoded by the coding sequence ATGACGATCAAGACCCTTACCGCCGGGCTGCTCGCCGCTCTCGCGCCTCTGGCGGTGGCGCCAGAGGCCTGTGCGCAGGACAAGCCGGGCACGACGGCCGCCTCGTTCCTCCTTATCGGCACCGACGCCAGAGGCGCCGCGATGGGCTCGGCGCAGACGGCCGTGGCTCAGAACGCCTCGGCGCTGCACTGGAACCCGGCGGGCATCGCCTCGGCCTCGGACCGGAGCGGCGGCAGCGCGCTGTTCTCCACCCAGGAGTGGTTCCTCCCCGAGACGCAGCACAGCTTCGCAGGCGTGACGCTCAACGTGGGTACGATGGGGACCGTCGGCGTGAGCGTGACGGCGCTCAACTACGGTGAGGAGCGCGTGACCACCGTGGAGCAGCCCGAGGGGACCGGCGAGTTCTACGGCGCGAGCGACCTCGCGGTCGGCATCAGCTACGCGCGCCCGCTGACGGAGCAGTTCTCCATCGGCGCGACGGCCAAGCTCGTCCGCAACCAGATCTACAACGAGTCCGCCACGGGCGGCGCGGTGGACCTCGGCGTCCGTTACGCGACGGGCTTCCGTGGCATCGTGCTCGGCGCCACGATGTCCAACTTCGGAAGCGACATGATGCTCTCCGGTCGTGACCTCCGCCGCCGCTTCGACAGCGATCCGGACCGCGAAGGCGACAACGACGACCTGCCCGGCGCGCTCGAAGTCGGCGCGTGGTCCCTGCCTCTGGCGTTTCGCGTCGGCGTCAGCGCCACGCCCGTCCAGGCCGGCGACGTGTCGCTTACGGTCAGCGCCGAGGGGCAGGCGCCGAGCGACAACAGCCAGTCCGCCAACTTCGGCGGCGAGGCCTCCTGGCGCGACCTCCTCTTCGTACGCGGCGGCTACCGCCAGGCGTTCTCCAGCGTCGCCGACGACGGCGGCTGGTCCGTCGGCTTCGGCCTCGCCTACGAGCTCAACGCCGACCTCGGCCTCCGCTTCGACTACGTCTTCCAGGAGTACGAGCCCTTCGGCACGCCTCAGATGTTCTCTCTCGGCGTCACGTTCTAG
- a CDS encoding T9SS type A sorting domain-containing protein: MRLATRLGLAALAFVLAAGAAQAQNVTFQVDMQRYIDSCQHDPASDVMEIRGNVFGWDDSAPDMTYDGDGTYSYSADFTAEEAISYKFFSTGGLGYEDQTGDRAYTVTADANQTVAEVTFADGDPVDACNSTAVEEDYEVTFAVDMSVQTARGAFDPATQVPGVAGALNGVDDWGSVAVPMQEDAFRDNIYTVLISEQQDADGGPVSLLTPGTSPYKFVILNRSDNSIAAWESGPDRLVTTTGEEMDVDNDNLQELAVAERFFNDVTASQVLQDAKTITFRVDMRSAAFYLEDNASIPGTPNASTSIDGVWINGPAMWESTEGGGPAGGISDWLGWGPTGLGANDNFAFSDDDNDNIWELTLNYPAGALTTLVGKLGLNANDNEGGFGNDSFYPIAESDGTINLVFGAMLKADGTYRDDCGPDADADGTCDPIYDPYILINNTATPPTVMAVDGTGEIDVANEQGPGLAEGVTLSAPRPNPAVGRVTFDLGLDRAMEVDVQVVDLMGRTIVTLAKGAFASGETELSLNASSLAAGVYVLRVQAGGEVVSRRMTVVR, encoded by the coding sequence ATGAGACTCGCTACACGACTCGGCTTGGCCGCGCTCGCGTTCGTCCTCGCCGCCGGAGCGGCGCAGGCCCAGAACGTGACGTTCCAGGTCGACATGCAACGCTACATCGACTCCTGCCAGCACGACCCCGCCTCGGACGTGATGGAAATCCGCGGCAACGTGTTCGGCTGGGACGACTCCGCCCCGGACATGACGTACGACGGCGACGGCACCTACTCCTACTCCGCGGACTTCACCGCTGAGGAGGCCATCTCCTACAAGTTCTTCTCCACCGGAGGCCTGGGCTACGAGGATCAGACGGGCGACCGTGCCTACACGGTGACCGCAGACGCCAACCAGACCGTTGCAGAGGTCACCTTTGCAGACGGAGACCCCGTCGACGCGTGCAACTCGACCGCGGTAGAGGAGGACTACGAGGTCACCTTCGCGGTGGACATGTCCGTCCAGACCGCCCGTGGCGCGTTCGACCCCGCAACCCAGGTCCCCGGCGTCGCTGGCGCCCTCAACGGCGTAGACGATTGGGGCAGCGTGGCCGTCCCGATGCAGGAAGACGCCTTCCGGGACAACATCTACACCGTGCTCATCTCCGAGCAGCAGGACGCAGATGGCGGCCCCGTGTCGCTTCTCACCCCGGGTACGAGCCCGTACAAGTTCGTCATCCTCAACCGCTCCGATAACAGCATCGCGGCGTGGGAGAGCGGTCCGGACCGTCTGGTCACGACGACGGGCGAAGAGATGGATGTCGACAACGACAATCTCCAGGAACTCGCCGTCGCAGAGCGCTTCTTCAACGACGTGACCGCCAGCCAGGTGCTCCAGGACGCGAAGACGATCACGTTCCGCGTGGACATGCGCTCGGCAGCGTTCTACCTCGAGGACAACGCCTCCATCCCCGGCACGCCCAACGCGTCCACGTCCATCGACGGCGTGTGGATCAACGGCCCCGCGATGTGGGAGTCCACCGAAGGTGGAGGCCCCGCTGGCGGCATCTCGGATTGGCTCGGTTGGGGCCCCACGGGCCTCGGCGCGAACGACAACTTCGCGTTCTCCGATGACGACAACGACAACATCTGGGAGCTGACGCTGAACTACCCCGCCGGTGCGCTCACCACGCTCGTCGGTAAGCTCGGCCTCAACGCGAACGACAACGAGGGAGGCTTCGGCAACGACTCCTTCTACCCGATCGCGGAGAGCGACGGCACCATCAACCTCGTCTTCGGCGCCATGCTGAAGGCAGACGGCACCTACCGCGACGACTGCGGCCCGGACGCCGACGCCGACGGCACGTGTGACCCGATCTACGACCCGTACATCCTCATCAACAACACGGCCACACCGCCCACGGTGATGGCAGTGGACGGGACGGGTGAGATCGACGTCGCCAACGAGCAGGGCCCCGGCCTCGCCGAGGGCGTCACGCTCAGCGCGCCGCGTCCCAACCCGGCCGTCGGCCGCGTCACCTTCGACCTCGGCCTCGACCGGGCGATGGAGGTGGACGTGCAGGTCGTCGACCTCATGGGCCGCACGATCGTGACGCTCGCCAAGGGCGCCTTTGCCTCTGGCGAGACCGAGCTCTCGCTCAACGCGTCCTCGCTGGCCGCTGGCGTCTACGTCCTCCGCGTTCAGGCGGGTGGCGAGGTTGTCTCGCGCCGGATGACCGTCGTGCGCTAA
- a CDS encoding alpha-amylase family glycosyl hydrolase: MSTLFRLVLLLALASGASGALAQSVDVTFRFLPDLTAPALSPVVRAFVPGTMPEGTVNDWGPNNGGVIAPTAPSLMTYDAALNEYRYTISLTPGDGPVAGGGHAYKIHYHRNASGTEYTWITDPLGSETTGGNNDSVVRVSDPMAFQLAREQDASGQIVAVSVGLFGTEAFPSISFTVNETTYTSGIEDTGDGIYRLELPTPVPPGSFFRVDAADASGDAVSAQVGTLPPDVVDAPVPAGIEDGITHSDAGDGTTWLVLRAPAKSYVYALGDFNDWTVGDDALMFRDTTDPRGTRWWIRLDGLTLGEAYDFQYLVDGTIRVADPYSPIVLYPGEAGYPSGQTDFAVGRFTAGGSAFAWTDDDFEAPTQEDLVIYELLVRDFLRDHSFVSLTDTLDYLQRLGVNAIELMPVAEFDGDESWGYNPAFHLALDKYYGTPEQFKTFVNEAHARGIAVFLDVVYNHATGQSPLIRLYNSGGFSGPSASSPYANVTATHPFNVFNDLNHESELTQIWLDKANRWWVEEYHVDGYRFDLTAGFMQTGDFYNYNPGRIALLTRMMDALWDEHPETTVILEHLINSAQEWRDLALFQQDEGRPGAMLWHKMDREYAQSAMGYPTATDFPSTLEETYPPRWVGGQVPLANAVTYMESHDEQWTMWRNRNFGNASGAYNIRDLHTALDRQKLVGAFFLTVPGPRMIWQFGELGYGYGPGECLVNGTYPGECAPGTPDRVNDKPIRWDYWEEGVSPFGGSFQGALTPATDRERELRQKLYGTWAALLGLRADYAIFSDPETEFRAELGRTASRWITLSLPTAPEGEPTEVVIVGNFGVTNAFVAPEWPSTGTWYDFFADTEQEVAFPQFTQELLPGEFRVYTNVDVPSPDPGLITVANEDTEPLAPEAFGLRAFPNPASGALGVDVMVQDAGDLTVELFDVLGRRVATLHEGAAPAGRQRLDVDVSGVPAGVYVVRAASGGTAATARITVAR, translated from the coding sequence ATGTCGACCCTTTTCCGCCTCGTACTCCTCCTCGCTCTGGCCTCCGGCGCCAGCGGCGCGCTCGCGCAAAGCGTGGACGTGACGTTCCGCTTTCTCCCGGACCTGACGGCGCCCGCGCTCTCGCCGGTGGTGCGGGCCTTCGTGCCGGGCACGATGCCGGAAGGGACCGTCAACGACTGGGGCCCCAACAATGGCGGCGTGATCGCCCCGACCGCGCCGTCGCTGATGACGTACGACGCGGCGCTGAACGAGTACCGCTACACGATCTCCCTCACGCCCGGCGACGGGCCTGTGGCCGGCGGCGGCCACGCGTACAAGATCCACTACCACCGGAACGCCAGCGGCACCGAGTACACCTGGATTACGGACCCGCTTGGCAGCGAGACGACCGGCGGCAACAACGACTCCGTGGTCCGGGTCTCGGACCCTATGGCCTTCCAACTCGCGCGCGAGCAGGACGCCAGCGGCCAGATCGTCGCCGTCTCCGTCGGGCTGTTCGGGACCGAGGCGTTCCCCTCCATCTCGTTCACGGTGAACGAGACGACGTACACGAGCGGCATTGAGGACACCGGCGACGGGATCTACCGATTGGAGCTTCCCACGCCCGTTCCGCCCGGCTCCTTTTTTCGCGTGGACGCGGCCGACGCCTCTGGCGACGCGGTAAGCGCCCAAGTCGGCACGCTTCCGCCCGACGTGGTGGACGCGCCCGTCCCCGCAGGCATCGAGGACGGCATCACGCATTCCGACGCCGGTGACGGCACGACGTGGCTCGTCCTCCGTGCGCCGGCCAAGAGCTACGTCTACGCCCTCGGCGACTTCAACGACTGGACGGTGGGCGACGACGCCCTCATGTTCCGCGACACGACCGACCCGCGCGGCACGCGCTGGTGGATCCGCCTCGACGGGCTCACGCTTGGCGAGGCCTACGACTTCCAGTACCTCGTCGACGGCACGATCCGCGTCGCCGATCCGTACTCGCCCATCGTGCTCTACCCCGGCGAGGCCGGCTACCCTAGCGGGCAGACCGACTTCGCCGTCGGCCGCTTTACCGCCGGCGGGAGCGCGTTCGCGTGGACCGACGACGACTTCGAGGCGCCCACGCAAGAGGACCTGGTGATCTACGAGCTCCTCGTCCGCGACTTCCTCCGCGATCACTCGTTCGTCTCCCTCACCGACACGCTCGACTACCTCCAGCGCCTCGGCGTCAACGCCATCGAGCTCATGCCCGTCGCCGAGTTTGACGGCGACGAATCGTGGGGCTACAACCCGGCCTTCCACCTCGCGCTGGACAAGTATTACGGCACGCCCGAGCAGTTCAAGACCTTTGTCAACGAGGCCCACGCCAGAGGCATCGCGGTCTTTCTCGACGTGGTGTACAACCACGCGACGGGCCAAAGCCCGCTCATCCGGCTCTACAACTCCGGCGGCTTTTCCGGCCCGAGCGCCAGCAGCCCGTACGCCAACGTCACCGCCACGCACCCCTTCAACGTCTTCAACGACCTCAACCACGAGAGCGAGCTGACGCAGATCTGGCTGGACAAAGCCAACCGCTGGTGGGTGGAGGAATACCACGTGGACGGCTACCGCTTCGACCTCACGGCGGGGTTCATGCAGACGGGCGACTTCTACAACTACAACCCCGGCCGCATCGCGCTCCTCACGCGCATGATGGACGCGCTCTGGGACGAGCACCCGGAAACGACGGTGATCTTGGAGCACCTCATCAACAGCGCGCAGGAGTGGCGCGATCTCGCCCTGTTCCAGCAAGACGAGGGCCGCCCCGGCGCCATGCTGTGGCACAAGATGGACCGCGAGTACGCCCAGAGCGCGATGGGCTACCCCACCGCGACGGACTTCCCGAGCACGCTGGAAGAGACCTACCCGCCCCGCTGGGTGGGAGGCCAGGTGCCTCTGGCGAACGCCGTGACGTACATGGAGAGCCACGACGAGCAGTGGACCATGTGGCGCAACCGCAACTTTGGCAACGCCTCTGGCGCGTACAACATCCGCGACCTCCACACGGCGCTGGACCGCCAGAAGCTCGTCGGCGCGTTTTTCCTGACCGTGCCCGGTCCGCGGATGATCTGGCAGTTCGGTGAGCTGGGCTACGGCTACGGCCCCGGCGAGTGCCTGGTCAACGGGACCTACCCCGGCGAGTGCGCTCCGGGCACGCCGGACCGCGTCAACGACAAGCCGATCCGCTGGGACTACTGGGAAGAAGGTGTCTCACCCTTCGGCGGCAGCTTCCAGGGCGCGCTCACGCCCGCGACGGACCGCGAGCGTGAGCTTCGCCAGAAGCTGTACGGCACGTGGGCGGCGCTTCTCGGCCTCCGCGCCGACTACGCCATCTTCAGCGACCCCGAGACGGAGTTCCGGGCCGAGCTGGGCCGCACGGCCTCGCGCTGGATCACGCTCTCGCTTCCGACCGCCCCCGAGGGCGAGCCGACGGAAGTCGTCATCGTCGGCAACTTCGGCGTCACCAACGCCTTCGTCGCGCCCGAGTGGCCCAGCACCGGCACCTGGTACGACTTCTTCGCCGACACCGAGCAAGAGGTGGCCTTCCCGCAGTTCACGCAGGAGCTCCTCCCCGGCGAGTTCCGCGTCTACACAAACGTGGACGTGCCCTCGCCCGACCCTGGCCTCATCACGGTCGCGAACGAGGACACCGAGCCTCTGGCGCCAGAGGCCTTCGGCCTCCGCGCGTTCCCCAACCCCGCCTCTGGCGCACTGGGCGTGGACGTAATGGTGCAGGACGCCGGCGACCTCACGGTCGAGCTCTTCGACGTGCTCGGCCGCCGCGTCGCAACGCTCCACGAGGGCGCGGCCCCGGCCGGGCGCCAGAGGCTGGACGTGGACGTGAGCGGCGTGCCCGCGGGCGTCTACGTGGTGCGCGCGGCCTCTGGCGGGACGGCGGCGACGGCGCGGATCACGGTGGCGCGATGA
- a CDS encoding four helix bundle protein: MYPLGAEHGVVAEGQIRSYRDLRVWQEGMNLAEAVYAATQSFPPDERFGLTSQLRRASVSVPSNIAEGWGRGATGEYKQFLRYARASLREIETQWLLAGRLGFLAPEAVADLEQRADRLGRQLLSLMQALR, from the coding sequence GTGTATCCGCTTGGAGCGGAGCACGGCGTCGTGGCTGAAGGTCAGATCCGCAGCTACCGCGATCTGCGCGTGTGGCAGGAAGGGATGAACCTCGCGGAAGCGGTGTATGCCGCCACGCAGTCTTTCCCTCCAGACGAGCGGTTCGGCCTGACCTCGCAGTTGCGCCGCGCTTCCGTCTCCGTCCCGTCCAACATCGCCGAGGGGTGGGGGAGAGGCGCAACAGGCGAGTACAAGCAGTTCCTTCGCTACGCCCGCGCGTCGCTCCGCGAGATCGAGACGCAATGGCTTCTCGCGGGCCGCCTCGGCTTTCTCGCGCCAGAGGCCGTCGCGGACCTCGAACAGCGCGCCGACCGCCTCGGCCGCCAACTCCTCTCGCTCATGCAGGCGCTCCGATGA
- a CDS encoding glycoside hydrolase family 13 protein: MIRSLGLALLLLATAYSPLAQPVPPDWAQGAVWYQIFPERFRNGDPSNDPTWASLDFNDRADSSLWRPSPWTGDWYARDAWEEDLGDDFYEDGVFFRRYGGDLQGVLEKVDYIADLGVDVVYFNPVFHAASLHKYDPTSFHHVDPYFGPDPDGDIALAAGEDPGDPATWVWTRADSLFLDVVRAFHARGVRVVLDGVFNHTGTRFWAFQDVRENGRASRYADWYNVTAWDDPATPQDEFDWEGWWGFKPLAVLADEPDLRPGVREHIFDITRRWMDPDGDGDPSDGIDGWRLDVADEVPAGFWRDWNAHVRSLNPEAVTVGEIWSPAAHFAKETEFTTVMGYSAFAIPVEQSILDGRVPLATFADTLTARQRAYPEATRHAILTLMGSHDTERLASMIVNAPLGTHFDQGSNPRQDERYAVRAPNAREREIQRMVVALQMTARGAPTIYYGDEAGIWGADDPDDRKPFPWPDLDMAPEATDPLGRARTPDPVAFDSSLWRFHREAIALRNEWDVLRRGDQRFLTTDDSTGTLAFERTLGTQRLIVALNRSDASQLIGIPGETGPLVPIFASRGAVRDIPALVQVIYEDDRTELGYRVPARSLVVYRPVRDADIRPRGLDE; this comes from the coding sequence ATGATTCGATCCCTCGGCCTCGCCCTTCTGCTACTGGCCACTGCCTACTCCCCACTGGCCCAGCCCGTGCCCCCCGACTGGGCGCAGGGCGCCGTGTGGTACCAGATCTTCCCCGAGCGCTTCCGCAACGGCGACCCGAGCAACGATCCGACCTGGGCCTCGCTGGACTTCAACGACCGCGCCGACAGCAGCCTCTGGCGCCCGAGCCCGTGGACCGGCGACTGGTACGCGCGCGACGCGTGGGAGGAGGACCTCGGCGACGACTTCTACGAGGACGGCGTCTTTTTCCGCCGCTACGGCGGCGACCTCCAGGGCGTGCTGGAGAAGGTGGACTACATCGCCGATCTCGGCGTCGACGTCGTCTACTTCAACCCCGTTTTCCACGCCGCGAGCCTCCACAAGTACGACCCGACAAGCTTCCATCACGTCGACCCCTACTTCGGGCCGGACCCCGACGGCGACATCGCGCTGGCCGCTGGCGAAGACCCCGGCGATCCGGCGACGTGGGTCTGGACGCGCGCCGACTCGCTCTTTCTCGACGTGGTCCGCGCCTTCCACGCCAGAGGCGTCCGCGTGGTCTTGGACGGCGTGTTCAACCACACCGGCACGCGCTTCTGGGCCTTCCAAGACGTGCGCGAGAACGGTCGCGCCAGCCGCTACGCCGACTGGTACAACGTGACGGCGTGGGACGACCCCGCCACGCCCCAGGACGAGTTCGACTGGGAAGGCTGGTGGGGCTTCAAGCCTCTGGCCGTCCTGGCAGACGAGCCCGATCTGCGACCCGGTGTGCGCGAGCACATCTTTGACATCACGCGCCGCTGGATGGACCCCGACGGCGACGGCGACCCGAGCGACGGCATCGACGGGTGGCGGCTGGACGTGGCCGACGAAGTCCCCGCTGGCTTCTGGCGCGACTGGAACGCGCACGTCCGCAGTCTCAACCCCGAGGCCGTGACCGTCGGCGAGATCTGGAGCCCTGCGGCGCACTTCGCGAAAGAGACCGAGTTCACGACCGTGATGGGCTACAGCGCCTTCGCGATCCCCGTCGAGCAGTCCATCTTGGACGGCCGCGTGCCTCTGGCGACGTTCGCGGACACGCTCACCGCGCGCCAGCGCGCCTACCCCGAGGCCACGCGCCACGCGATCCTCACGCTCATGGGCTCGCACGACACCGAGCGTCTGGCGTCGATGATCGTCAACGCGCCGCTGGGTACGCACTTCGACCAGGGCTCCAACCCGCGTCAGGACGAGCGCTACGCCGTTCGCGCGCCGAACGCCCGCGAGCGCGAGATCCAGCGCATGGTCGTCGCCCTCCAGATGACCGCCCGCGGCGCGCCGACGATCTACTACGGCGACGAGGCCGGCATTTGGGGCGCCGACGACCCCGACGACCGGAAGCCGTTCCCCTGGCCTGACCTCGACATGGCGCCAGAGGCGACCGACCCGCTCGGCCGCGCCCGCACGCCCGATCCCGTCGCCTTCGACAGCAGCCTCTGGCGCTTCCACCGCGAGGCCATCGCGCTGCGCAACGAATGGGACGTGCTCCGCCGCGGCGACCAGCGCTTTCTCACGACCGACGACAGCACGGGCACGCTCGCCTTTGAGCGCACGCTGGGCACCCAGCGGCTCATCGTCGCGCTCAACCGCTCCGATGCGTCGCAGCTGATCGGGATTCCAGGGGAAACCGGCCCGCTCGTGCCGATCTTCGCCTCGCGCGGGGCCGTGCGGGACATCCCCGCGCTCGTGCAGGTGATCTACGAGGACGACCGCACCGAACTCGGCTACCGCGTGCCCGCCCGCTCGCTCGTCGTCTACCGCCCCGTTCGCGACGCCGACATCCGCCCGCGAGGGCTCGACGAATGA
- a CDS encoding sugar ABC transporter substrate-binding protein — MMHLLSRKRPLASAMLPGPTPRFSTPGLGDARPAPAETASGARGPGRLRPSPARPQSPASSPFRGLWRAAALVVLASGLAMGCSETAGPPPEGEAVKVRIWHQKDAAERAFLENWAEAYNARQDSVELEVLYKETEELRNHFLFASIGGKGPDMVYGPADNIGMLAITETIRPLDSLLTPEAKAAFIDEGLLRYEGRLYGVADQVGNHLTLVYNKDLVDTPPETFEEMLEIARANTLDEDGDGSKERYGLVWNYTEPFFFIPFLTAYDGWVMNDAEEPTLDSPATVEAIDFIKRLRDVEGVIPPTVDYNTAETLFKEGRAAMIINGPWAWAGYGDSGIDYGLAPIPYNEASGAWARPMAAAKAYSLNPAVPDWKLPTVLGVMALLTGDEVQADMTRELATIPVRKAVRASGVMEANPILQQSLAQLEHTRPMPTSPTLRLIWDGMRGPYQLVMNGEVSGEEGARLMQSEVEKRLNDFALQDR; from the coding sequence ATGATGCATCTCCTTTCACGCAAGAGGCCTCTGGCGTCCGCGATGCTCCCCGGACCGACACCCCGTTTCTCCACGCCGGGTCTGGGCGATGCACGCCCCGCCCCTGCAGAAACGGCCTCTGGCGCCAGAGGCCCCGGGCGCCTGCGTCCATCCCCTGCTCGTCCCCAGTCCCCGGCCTCCAGTCCCTTCCGTGGCCTCTGGCGTGCGGCCGCGCTCGTGGTCCTCGCGAGCGGCCTCGCGATGGGCTGCAGCGAGACGGCCGGCCCGCCGCCCGAAGGCGAGGCCGTCAAGGTCCGCATCTGGCACCAGAAGGACGCCGCCGAGCGCGCGTTCCTGGAAAACTGGGCCGAGGCTTACAACGCCCGTCAGGACTCGGTCGAGCTGGAGGTGCTGTACAAGGAGACCGAGGAGCTCCGCAACCACTTCCTCTTCGCCTCCATCGGTGGCAAGGGGCCGGACATGGTCTACGGCCCGGCGGACAACATCGGGATGCTCGCCATCACCGAGACCATCCGCCCGCTGGACAGCCTGCTCACGCCAGAGGCCAAGGCCGCCTTTATCGACGAGGGCCTCTTGCGCTACGAAGGACGGCTCTACGGCGTGGCCGATCAGGTGGGCAACCACCTCACGCTAGTCTACAACAAGGACCTGGTGGACACGCCGCCCGAGACGTTCGAGGAGATGCTGGAGATCGCGAGGGCGAACACCTTGGACGAGGACGGCGACGGCTCCAAAGAGCGCTACGGGCTGGTGTGGAACTACACCGAGCCGTTCTTCTTCATCCCGTTCCTCACCGCCTACGATGGCTGGGTGATGAACGACGCCGAGGAGCCCACACTAGACAGCCCGGCCACGGTCGAGGCCATCGACTTCATCAAGCGCCTCCGCGACGTGGAAGGCGTGATCCCGCCGACGGTGGACTACAACACCGCCGAAACCCTCTTCAAAGAAGGCCGCGCCGCGATGATCATTAACGGCCCCTGGGCCTGGGCCGGCTACGGCGACTCCGGCATCGACTACGGACTCGCGCCGATCCCCTACAACGAAGCCTCTGGCGCGTGGGCACGCCCGATGGCCGCCGCGAAAGCGTACTCGCTCAACCCCGCCGTGCCGGACTGGAAGCTGCCCACCGTTCTCGGCGTGATGGCGCTCCTCACCGGTGACGAGGTCCAGGCCGACATGACGCGCGAACTCGCGACGATCCCCGTCCGAAAGGCCGTGCGGGCCTCTGGCGTGATGGAAGCCAACCCGATCCTCCAGCAAAGCCTCGCGCAGCTGGAGCACACGCGCCCCATGCCGACCTCGCCCACGCTCCGCCTGATCTGGGACGGCATGCGCGGGCCGTACCAACTCGTCATGAACGGCGAGGTCAGCGGTGAGGAGGGCGCTCGCCTCATGCAATCCGAAGTGGAGAAACGCCTCAACGACTTCGCTCTTCAAGACCGCTAG
- a CDS encoding carbohydrate ABC transporter permease: MLSAPTDAAGMEAASGARGPAPTPPKRGMSEATRHKLFLAFLLVPTAVIVLAVVAFPFLYNVALSLSDANIYTLRDWKITGFGQYASVMAEPAFWGVFLKTIIWTVVNVAFHVGLGVFLAVVLHQKFIKGKPAWRILLILPWAVPQYITALTWRGMFNYEYGAVNLFMNRLFSADPVAWLTDPTGAFMAAIITNIWLGFPFMMVIALGGLQSIPGELYEAADVDGASAWVKFRRITAPLLRPVMIPAITLGAVWTFNNINVIWLVSNGGEPNEQTHILVSYVYEAAFGLYRFGWAAALSMVIFAVLFVFTQAFLNRTNATESMY; this comes from the coding sequence ATGCTCAGTGCACCCACCGACGCCGCGGGGATGGAAGCCGCCTCTGGCGCCAGAGGCCCCGCGCCGACTCCGCCCAAGCGGGGAATGAGCGAGGCCACGCGCCACAAGCTCTTCCTCGCCTTCCTGCTCGTGCCGACGGCCGTGATCGTGCTCGCGGTCGTGGCGTTCCCGTTTCTGTACAACGTCGCGCTCTCGCTCTCGGACGCGAACATCTACACGCTGCGGGACTGGAAGATCACCGGGTTCGGGCAGTACGCGAGCGTGATGGCGGAGCCCGCCTTCTGGGGCGTGTTCCTCAAGACGATCATCTGGACCGTCGTGAACGTGGCGTTCCACGTCGGGCTGGGCGTGTTTCTGGCGGTCGTCTTGCACCAGAAGTTTATCAAGGGCAAGCCAGCGTGGCGGATCCTGCTCATCCTGCCGTGGGCCGTCCCGCAGTACATCACCGCGCTGACGTGGCGCGGGATGTTCAACTACGAGTACGGCGCGGTCAACCTGTTCATGAACCGGCTGTTCTCCGCCGATCCGGTCGCGTGGCTGACGGACCCCACGGGCGCGTTCATGGCCGCCATCATCACCAACATCTGGCTGGGCTTCCCGTTCATGATGGTGATCGCCCTCGGCGGCCTGCAGTCCATCCCTGGCGAGCTGTACGAGGCTGCCGACGTGGACGGCGCGAGCGCGTGGGTCAAGTTCCGCCGCATCACGGCGCCGCTGCTCCGGCCGGTTATGATCCCCGCGATCACGCTCGGCGCGGTCTGGACCTTTAACAACATCAACGTGATCTGGCTCGTCTCCAACGGCGGCGAGCCCAACGAGCAGACGCACATCCTCGTCAGCTACGTCTACGAGGCCGCCTTTGGCCTGTACCGCTTCGGCTGGGCGGCCGCCCTGAGCATGGTCATCTTCGCCGTCCTGTTCGTCTTTACGCAGGCCTTCCTGAACCGGACCAACGCGACCGAATCGATGTACTAG